Proteins co-encoded in one Setaria viridis chromosome 9, Setaria_viridis_v4.0, whole genome shotgun sequence genomic window:
- the LOC117836088 gene encoding casein kinase II subunit alpha-2 encodes MIGALPWNRLPTGIAKPAAAAAVVVAALASSFLAVPRPRAASVAAGSVVMSKARVYTDINVQRPKEYWDYEALTVQWGEQDDYEVVRKVGRGKYSEVFEGINVNNNEKCIIKILKPVKKKKIKREIKILQNLCGGPNIIKLLDIVRDQHSKTPSLIFEYVNNTDFKVLYPTLTDYDIRYYIYELLKALDYCHSQGIMHRDVKPHNVMIDHELRKLRLIDWGLAEFYHPGKEYNVRVASRYFKGPELLVDLQDYDYSLDMWSLGCMFAGMIFRKEPFFYGHDNHDQLVKIAKVLGTDGLNAYLNKYHIELDPQLEALVGRHSRKPWSKFINADNQHLVSPEAIDFLDHLLRYDHQERFTAREAMAHPYFLQVRAAEHSRTRPQ; translated from the exons ATGATCGGTGCGCTGCCTTGGAACCGCCTGCCCACCGGCATCGCCaagcccgcggccgccgcggccgtcgtcgtAGCGGCGCTCGCGTCCTCCTTCCTCGCCGTCCCGCGTCCGCGCGCCGCCTCGGTCGCCGCGGGATCCGTCGTCATGTCGAAGGCGAGGGTCTACACCGACATCAACGTCCAGCGCCCCAAGGAGTATTGGGACTACGAGGCGCTCACCGTGCAATGGGG TGAACAAGATGACTATGAAGTTGTCAGAAAAGTTGGAAGAGGTAAATATAGTGAGGTCTTTGAAGGCATCAATGTTAACAATAATGAGAAATGCATCATTAAGATCCTTAAGCCTGTCAAGAAAAAGAAG ATCAAAAGGGAGATCAAAATACTTCAGAATCTCTGTGGAGGTCCAAACATTATTAAGCTGCTCGATATTGTCAGAGATCAGCATTCAAAGACCCCCAGCTTGATCTTTGAATACGTCAACAACACAGACTTCAAAGTTTTGTACCCCACATTGACGGATTATGACATCCGCTACTACATATATGAGCTACTCAAG GCTCTAGATTACTGCCATTCTCAAGGCATTATGCATCGAGATGTCAAGCCCCACAATGTAATGATTGATCATGAACTTCGAAAACTTCGCTTGATAGACTGGGGCCTGGCTGAGTTCTATCATCCAGGCAAGGAATATAATGTCCGAGTTGCATCAAG GTATTTCAAGGGACCTGAACTTCTTGTTGATTTACAAGACTATGATTATTCTTTGGACATGTGGAGTCTTGGTTGCATGTTTGCTGGAATG ATATTTCGCAAGGAACCATTCTTCTATGGACATGACAATCATGACCAACTTGTGAAGATCGCAAAG GTGCTTGGAACAGATGGGCTGAATGCTTATTTGAACAAGTATCATATCGAGCTTGACCCTCAACTTGAAGCTCTTGTTGGAAG GCATAGTAGAAAACCCTGGTCAAAGTTCATTAATGCTGATAACCAACATCTAGTATCACCTGAG GCCATAGATTTTCTCGACCATCTCCTACGCTACGATCACCAAGAAAGGTTTACTGCACGTGAAGCTATG GCACATCCCTACTTCCTCCAAGTCAGAGCCGCGGAGCACAGCAGGACACGACCACAATAA
- the LOC117836090 gene encoding uncharacterized protein — MPMEQVFRHCDKDTLKLAMLKHEETFRQQVHELHRLYRIQKLLMRDLKRELKSQSNLSTSPNGGYTEHGRGALGMCAYEHRYAARGPGGYVAVATPTPRTALSLDVVAPAVEYVRSAEEDEDDEAEEETDDDAELELTLAVGGGGAKKRYGEYPSGGESLSSSSTESDVLTAAASGREWRQARGTPYHKRRPAAGGLDVVQVEDGVGMQAPPPLLFHWLSLKMA; from the exons ATGCCCATGGAGCAAGTATTCAGGCACTGCGACAAAGACACGCTGAAATTGGCCATGCTGAAGCATGAAGAGACTTTCAGACAGCAA GTTCACGAGCTCCATCGCCTATACAGGATTCAGAAGCTTCTGATGCGAGACCTCAAGAGGGAGCTCAAGAGCCAGAGCAACCTGTCGACCTCCCCGAACGGCGGCTACACGGAGCACGGCAGAGGCGCGCTCGGCATGTGCGCCTACGAGCACCGCTACGCCGCCCGCGGTCCCGGCGGCTACGTAGCGGTAGCGACGCCGACGCCCCGCACGGCGCTCAGCCTCGACGTCGTGGCGCCGGCCGTCGAGTACGTGCGGagcgcggaggaggacgaggatgacgaggcggaggaggagaccgacgacgacgcggagcTGGAGCTCACGCTGGCcgtgggcgggggcggggccaAGAAGAGGTACGGCGAGTACCCGTCCGGCGGGGAGAGcctctcgtcgtcgtcgacggagTCAGACgtgctcaccgccgccgcctccggccgcgaGTGGCGCCAGGCGCGCGGCACGCCGTACCACAAGAggaggccggccgccggcgggctgGACGTGGTGCAGGTGGAGGACGGCGTCGGGatgcaggcgccgccgccgctgctgttcCACTGGCTCAGCCTCAAGATGGCATGA